In one window of Micromonospora cathayae DNA:
- a CDS encoding class I SAM-dependent methyltransferase codes for MADYRTVNRANWDERAPAHAASPDYEVERFATDPTFLSAVVRFDRPRLGDLTGLRGVHLQCHIGTDTVSLARLGARMTGLDFSGASLAQAREVARRADADVDFVEADVYDAAEVLDAGGFDLVYTGIGALCWLPGIARWAEVVGRLLRPGGRLFVREGHPVLWAVDESRADRALALEYPYFERPEPTVWDEGGTYVSTDHVFTQNVTHEWNHGLGEIVTAVLGAGMRVTGLVEHDSIPWNGLPGQLTRGDDQEWRLVDRPERLPMSYTLQAVREAR; via the coding sequence GTGGCCGACTACCGCACCGTCAACCGCGCCAACTGGGACGAACGCGCGCCCGCCCACGCCGCCTCCCCGGACTACGAGGTCGAGCGGTTCGCCACCGACCCCACCTTCCTCAGCGCGGTGGTCCGGTTCGACCGGCCCCGCCTCGGTGACCTCACCGGGCTGCGCGGCGTACACCTGCAGTGCCACATCGGCACCGACACGGTGTCGCTGGCCCGGCTGGGTGCCCGGATGACCGGCCTCGACTTCTCCGGCGCGTCGCTCGCCCAGGCCCGGGAGGTGGCCCGGCGCGCCGACGCCGACGTCGACTTCGTCGAGGCCGACGTCTACGACGCGGCGGAGGTGCTCGACGCCGGCGGGTTCGACCTGGTCTACACCGGCATCGGCGCGCTCTGCTGGCTGCCCGGCATCGCCCGCTGGGCCGAGGTGGTCGGGCGGCTGCTGCGGCCGGGTGGCCGGCTGTTCGTCCGGGAGGGACACCCGGTGCTGTGGGCCGTCGACGAGAGCCGCGCGGACCGGGCGCTCGCCCTGGAGTACCCGTACTTCGAGCGGCCCGAGCCGACCGTCTGGGACGAGGGCGGCACGTACGTGAGCACCGACCACGTGTTCACCCAGAACGTCACGCACGAGTGGAACCACGGCCTCGGCGAGATCGTCACCGCCGTACTCGGGGCCGGGATGCGCGTCACCGGCCTGGTCGAGCACGACAGCATCCCGTGGAACGGGCTGCCCGGCCAGCTGACCCGCGGCGACGACCAGGAGTGGCGACTGGTGGACCGGCCGGAACGGCTGCCCATGTCGTACACCCTCCAGGCGGTCCGGGAAGCCCGCTGA
- a CDS encoding MFS transporter, protein MARVPASRDVILFRVLVVGTSISAFGSYLNMVALNLFVYQATGSALQTGAFMALRLAAGFLAGLAGGTVAARLPRRPVMVACDLTQAAALVALALAPSSVRLGLLPVVAVAGGLLGTTSSVLLRSSVPDLVPGGDRVSANGLLVTGRAVAMTLGFAAGGLLVGWLGYRAAFLVDAGTFLVSGVLLAALPLRFPGRGGRPSTVAADPPAADSPAAGRAAARQRRRLAFAALLAVPAVLVIVVVRAADALGSASHNVGLPIYATQIRPDDPAGFVGNFFAVWAVGLLTAHQLVRRLHRSGSGLDDPRRSELAFVVGTCVMSAAFIVAFTDLPGYWVFAVALVAGAADGFTEISYTTRLQAEPDPRRGYFFGATAMAENGGFGVGMIVAAGLLEVWRPLPVAAVMHGGVVVLALAVALFGAVRRHRGRDTTGHPPASGDRHPSSGPTTSGADTTPVPPPSAAAPTSAPSPASAPTAAPTSTSAPTAGSASAPPSTSTAAPPAASTEESRR, encoded by the coding sequence ATGGCGCGGGTGCCCGCGTCCCGCGACGTGATCCTGTTCCGGGTGCTCGTGGTCGGCACCTCGATCTCGGCGTTCGGCAGCTATCTCAACATGGTGGCGCTGAACCTCTTCGTCTACCAGGCCACCGGCAGCGCGTTGCAGACCGGCGCGTTCATGGCGCTGCGGCTCGCCGCCGGTTTCCTCGCCGGCCTGGCCGGCGGCACCGTGGCGGCCCGGCTGCCCCGCCGACCGGTTATGGTCGCCTGCGATCTCACCCAGGCCGCCGCGCTCGTCGCCCTGGCGCTCGCCCCCTCCTCGGTACGCCTCGGCCTGCTGCCCGTCGTCGCCGTGGCCGGTGGGCTGCTCGGCACCACCTCGTCGGTGCTGCTGCGCAGCAGCGTCCCCGACCTGGTGCCGGGCGGCGACCGGGTGTCCGCGAACGGCCTGCTCGTCACCGGTCGGGCGGTGGCGATGACCCTCGGCTTCGCGGCCGGAGGACTGCTGGTCGGTTGGCTCGGCTACCGGGCGGCCTTCCTGGTGGACGCGGGCACGTTCCTCGTCTCGGGCGTCCTGCTGGCCGCCCTGCCGCTGCGCTTCCCGGGCCGCGGTGGCCGACCGTCCACGGTGGCCGCCGACCCGCCTGCCGCCGACTCGCCTGCCGCCGGTCGGGCGGCGGCCCGGCAGCGCCGCCGGCTGGCGTTCGCCGCGCTGCTGGCCGTGCCGGCCGTCCTGGTCATCGTGGTGGTCCGGGCCGCCGACGCGCTCGGCTCCGCCTCCCACAACGTCGGCCTGCCGATCTACGCCACCCAGATCCGCCCGGACGATCCGGCCGGCTTCGTCGGGAACTTCTTCGCGGTCTGGGCGGTCGGCCTGCTCACCGCCCACCAACTGGTCCGACGGCTGCACCGGTCCGGCTCCGGACTGGACGATCCACGACGCAGCGAACTCGCCTTCGTCGTCGGCACCTGCGTGATGTCCGCCGCCTTCATCGTCGCCTTCACCGACCTGCCCGGCTACTGGGTCTTCGCGGTGGCGCTGGTCGCCGGCGCGGCCGACGGCTTCACCGAGATCAGCTACACCACCCGCCTCCAGGCCGAACCCGACCCCCGGCGGGGCTACTTCTTCGGGGCGACCGCGATGGCCGAGAACGGTGGCTTCGGGGTGGGCATGATCGTGGCCGCCGGCCTGCTCGAGGTGTGGCGGCCGCTGCCGGTGGCCGCGGTCATGCACGGCGGGGTGGTGGTGCTGGCCCTCGCCGTCGCCCTGTTCGGCGCGGTACGCCGGCACCGGGGCCGGGACACGACCGGCCACCCACCGGCCTCCGGTGACCGGCACCCGTCGTCCGGCCCCACGACGAGCGGCGCGGACACCACCCCGGTACCGCCACCGTCGGCCGCCGCCCCGACCTCGGCCCCGAGTCCGGCTTCGGCCCCGACGGCGGCCCCGACTTCGACCTCGGCGCCGACGGCGGGTTCGGCCTCGGCCCCGCCATCGACGTCGACGGCGGCTCCGCCGGCTGCGTCGACCGAGGAGAGCAGGAGGTGA